The genomic region GTCTTGGCCGCATGGACCGCCGGAACAATGTGCGTGATCCAATCGAGTGCAACCCCACCTTTTACTGGCGCGAGAAGCATGTCTTCTGGCCGCGCTCCCGCCTCAAGTAAGGCCCAGGCGAGAGGGGCTTGTCTGCCGTTGTAAGCACGATCTAAGAGGCTCATCCCCAGCCCATTCTTTTGGTGAATGTCCGCGCCGCCTTTGACCAATTCATGAAGACAGCAGCCATCATTCGCAATCATGACAGCGGTATTGCCATATTTGTCGACTGCATTGATATCCGCGCCATGCTGCAAAAGAAAACGAACGATCCCAGGATGGCCTTGACGCACGGCGATCATTAGCGGCGTTTCCTTGGAACGGTTGACCTTATGAACGCTAGCGCCCTGGTCGAGCAAAAACTGGAGAAACTCATCGCTAGCCCCGCACACGATCGCCATCATCAGTGGGGTGATATTGCCTTTGAGCGCGTTAATATTGGCGCCTCCCCCCAGGCACGCCAGCACGCCATCAACACTCTTAAGTTTGGATTGTTCAATAATATCCATTAGCATGCTCTCGCTGTT from Capsulimonas corticalis harbors:
- a CDS encoding ankyrin repeat domain-containing protein; translated protein: MDIIEQSKLKSVDGVLACLGGGANINALKGNITPLMMAIVCGASDEFLQFLLDQGASVHKVNRSKETPLMIAVRQGHPGIVRFLLQHGADINAVDKYGNTAVMIANDGCCLHELVKGGADIHQKNGLGMSLLDRAYNGRQAPLAWALLEAGARPEDMLLAPVKGGVALDWITHIVPAVHAAKTGDYDLLKAQLDGGIPTDARIGDNDPAPLLLIVAERGYVKLVSLLLEYKAEVDVTQRVGGGTPLMRAADEGYNEIVTLLLMAGSDINRKTDRGQTSLSYAALSGHTETVRLLLEYARSNEIDLDKTLALEWALEKGHGEIVDLLQ